The genomic segment CTGACAGCGATAAACATGTCTCTGCCAACCGTACTGAACACAGTTGTACACAATTATACACaaaatatacagataaaaaaGGAAAAGTTTCCTGTAACTTGTTTAAATGATCAATAAAACATCATCTTTTTATCATCTAAACCTTTATCTTTCTGGCTGCTGAGTCATTAATATCGCGACGTTCTCTTCTGCATTTCCTGGACAGAAAGTTTCTTCCTGAATTCGACAAGAAAGAGGAGGGAATGTGTGAATTAGTGAAGGTCAGAAGTGTGTGTTGTGATggagaaaacaaaagagatggattgtgtttctgttcaaactctttagatgaAGAGAGTTGGACTTCCAGATTTTTctgaatgttgttttttttttttcactgtgttTTTTTGGACATTTTAGTGGAGTCCACTGAATCAACGTTCATAAAatgtcatgaaattaatcctaaccagtgcagctacatgggttatatttctgcactgaaaggagatgaaatggttaatagaggagtgttcatgacctctctgtgtttgtgctcctcTTCTTCctatcactctctctctttcacacacaggaCCAGGAAGTGACTCgtcatttcagagaaaacaaaactgatctctctctctttcggtgtgagttcaggaaaatggctgaggccagtatttcagtagatcagctttctgtggaccagttcatgtgtccagtgtgtctggatctcctgaaggatccggtggctatcccctgtggtcacagtttctgtaaggcgtGTATTAATGGCTTCTGggatcagaagggcgtctacagctgtcctcagtgcagagatactttcactacaaggcctgttctacgcagaaacaacatgctggctgaagtggtggagaaactgaagaagactgaagtccaagatgtggagtgtgatttctgcaccgggagaaaaaacaaagccgtcaagtcctgtctgatgtgtttggcttcattttgtgaaactcatctgaaacctcatcttgaagttcctgctttgaaaaaacacacattaattgaagcctcagcaaaactccaagagaagatctgctctgaacataacaagctgattgagatctactgtcgtactgatcaaacctgcatctgttatttgtgCATGTTGGAGAAACATAAAGACCATGACGCTGTTTCACTTGCAACAGAAAGAGatgagaaacaggtgagaactagaaatctttccagaattaaatcatcttaattatagtttcccatctagaaacaggtgctttagtcagagatatgatttgaactttaatttcaatgtgtgtctcaatcagaaggattctgtaaaagctgattaaaattgtctgtgttctggtgaacagagtgttaaatttatcttcagtgatggtggTAATCTGgttaggggtgggtttcctgataacgttgccctttagacctaaagcgagagttgagagactctcttaaggaacgaccgttgtctctgtacatgcttttcccgaactcactcgtaagaaggagtctaaagagaaacaggacgaagagcgtctttgcagttcacgtccccgatataggcattagtagctgctaaaagcAATCATATTAGacataactaacagtgtccaagttaactaactatgtgtaaacattagacgTGGATAAGACTATGGcagcttggcgggcaaatccatagaaagtcacttgactaatcagactgcatagaataaaatgtttatatccctcaatatgcttctgcaggtgggatggcgagtttttgtaggctgtgatgtgctccgttttaggtaaacaaagcaaacatttaaaatgaaatgactctttattcctcTCAGAAAAGTgaaccatgggttctagctatcgaaccgtgggtgtgtgcattccccagaagaaccgcctccttccattctgccatcaactgatcgtgttaaataatgctgcggagaaatcattgatcttgattttatccagtctatggacgtgacgtgaccctagtgattactgatagactgtctcagtgtcacctgcggaaaaaccaatcacgttttagaaaagaaaagaaa from the Neoarius graeffei isolate fNeoGra1 chromosome 2, fNeoGra1.pri, whole genome shotgun sequence genome contains:
- the LOC132868680 gene encoding E3 ubiquitin/ISG15 ligase TRIM25-like; this encodes MAEASISVDQLSVDQFMCPVCLDLLKDPVAIPCGHSFCKACINGFWDQKGVYSCPQCRDTFTTRPVLRRNNMLAEVVEKLKKTEVQDVECDFCTGRKNKAVKSCLMCLASFCETHLKPHLEVPALKKHTLIEASAKLQEKICSEHNKLIEIYCRTDQTCICYLCMLEKHKDHDAVSLATERDEKQGWVS